Proteins found in one Stigmatopora nigra isolate UIUO_SnigA chromosome 15, RoL_Snig_1.1, whole genome shotgun sequence genomic segment:
- the rcvrna gene encoding recoverin a: MGNTKSSTLSKKLLEDLKSNTKYTETELCRWYQSFLRECPGGKISKEQFEGIYASFFPDADPTAYARHVFRSFDTNADGTLDFKEYMVALHLTSGGKTRQKLEWAFALYDVDGNGTISKSEILEIVRSIFNMIPADDQENLSEDENTPEKRAEKVWRFFGKKENDKISEDEFIQGVMDNKDILRLIQYDEPQKIKNKLKEKKQ; this comes from the exons ATGGGGAACACCAAAAGCAGCACTTTGTCCAAGAAACTGCTGGAGGACCTGAAATCCAACACTAAATACACAGAAACCGAACTATGCCGATGGTACCAGTCCTTCCTTCGGGAATGTCCTGGCGGGAAGATTAGCAAGGAGCAGTTTGAAGGCATCTATGCCAGTTTCTTTCCAGATGCTGACCCCACCGCCTACGCCCGCCACGTCTTCCGGAGCTTCGATACCAACGCCGATGGGACTTTGGACTTCAAGGAGTACATGGTGGCGCTGCATCTGACCTCAGGTGGCAAGACTCGGCAAAAACTGGAGTGGGCTTTTGCGTTATATGACGTGGACGGCAATGGAACCATTAGCAAGAGCGAGATCCTGGAGATCGTCAGG tcAATCTTCAACATGATCCCAGCTGACGACCAGGAAAACCTTTCCGAAGACGAGAACACGCCAGAGAAGAGAGCGGAGAAAGTCTGGCGCTTCTTTGGGAAAAAGGAGAATG ACAAAATCTCGGAGGACGAGTTCATCCAGGGCGTGATGGACAACAAGGACATCCTACGCCTCATCCAGTATGACGAACCTCAGAAGATTAAAAACAAGCTGAAGGAGAAGAAACAATAG